The following are encoded in a window of Fibrobacter sp. UWEL genomic DNA:
- a CDS encoding biopolymer transporter ExbD, whose protein sequence is MARQLKKPAKPEEPDLLPAMGLFTILIPMLLSMAAFSKLAIVEVNLPERSVMSNSDDQPPPDEQALNLSLAITSDYLVIGARGGFQPNVYFKEMWTFRCKSDAKLITHSPDDVKAAVESGHGPKCQDGSEMDKDKYLYEIEAIQLWAIQKESEEDPGKIIWAVYSNGGTAEEAVADSAYVDGNNNFLMAVGEGPGGAQKPATLVKPSAGQAIATLAENSVRTLKPDVAAKNMIAPLSAYDLIAKDLIAIHTTFIDLDDADNIIIVANDDTQFDKIIQLMDRAKEAGFGKINLAKLGG, encoded by the coding sequence ATGGCAAGACAACTTAAGAAACCAGCAAAGCCTGAAGAACCGGACCTGTTGCCGGCAATGGGCTTGTTCACAATCTTGATTCCTATGCTCTTGTCCATGGCTGCTTTCTCTAAGCTCGCTATTGTGGAAGTTAACCTGCCCGAACGCAGCGTTATGTCCAACAGCGACGACCAGCCGCCTCCCGATGAACAGGCATTGAACTTGTCTTTGGCAATTACCAGCGACTACCTCGTTATCGGTGCTCGCGGTGGTTTCCAGCCGAACGTCTATTTCAAGGAAATGTGGACGTTCCGTTGCAAGTCCGATGCAAAGCTCATCACTCATTCTCCGGATGATGTGAAGGCTGCAGTAGAAAGTGGACATGGTCCCAAGTGCCAGGATGGCAGCGAAATGGATAAGGATAAGTATCTTTACGAAATCGAAGCTATCCAGCTCTGGGCAATCCAGAAGGAATCTGAAGAAGATCCCGGTAAGATTATTTGGGCTGTTTACTCCAACGGTGGTACCGCTGAAGAAGCAGTCGCTGATAGCGCATACGTCGATGGCAACAACAACTTCCTCATGGCAGTTGGCGAAGGTCCCGGTGGTGCTCAGAAGCCCGCTACCCTCGTGAAGCCCAGTGCAGGCCAGGCAATCGCTACTCTTGCAGAAAACTCTGTCCGTACTCTGAAACCGGATGTAGCTGCAAAGAATATGATTGCTCCGCTGTCCGCATATGACCTGATCGCTAAGGATCTTATCGCAATCCATACCACGTTTATCGACCTTGACGACGCTGACAACATCATTATCGTTGCTAACGACGATACTCAGTTCGACAAGATCATTCAACTTATGGACCGCGCTAAAGAAGCCGGTTTTGGCAAGATCAACCTTGCTAAGCTGGGAGGTTAA
- a CDS encoding MotA/TolQ/ExbB proton channel family protein, whose amino-acid sequence MSKMLQSFSPESDGWQFMWIILVVFLIGLGFSIERFVYIMVKSGSGRAKFLADFGKLISSQQYDQALSLANKTKLPVARVMAAIVAARNGGRETMTAACDAVFLTEAPRLTRYISIIQVMASISTLLGLMGTIYGLIFTFDAVANKPASERAKALSDGIAIAMGTTLLGLLSAVPLLVIVGLLNMNSERLIQEMEEKGLKIINSLA is encoded by the coding sequence ATGTCTAAAATGCTTCAATCTTTCAGCCCCGAATCCGATGGTTGGCAGTTCATGTGGATCATCTTGGTCGTCTTCCTGATCGGCCTTGGTTTCTCCATCGAACGTTTTGTCTACATCATGGTGAAGAGCGGCTCTGGCCGTGCTAAGTTCCTGGCTGACTTTGGTAAGCTCATCTCTTCTCAGCAGTATGACCAGGCTCTGAGCCTCGCTAACAAGACCAAGCTCCCGGTTGCTCGCGTTATGGCTGCAATCGTTGCTGCTCGTAACGGTGGCCGCGAAACCATGACTGCTGCTTGCGATGCAGTTTTCCTTACTGAAGCTCCCCGTCTGACTCGTTACATCTCCATCATCCAGGTTATGGCTTCCATCTCTACCTTGCTCGGTCTGATGGGTACTATTTACGGTCTGATCTTCACCTTCGACGCTGTTGCTAACAAGCCGGCTTCTGAACGTGCTAAGGCTCTTTCTGACGGTATCGCTATCGCTATGGGTACCACCCTCCTCGGCCTTCTCTCTGCAGTGCCCCTGCTGGTCATCGTTGGCCTCCTCAACATGAACTCCGAACGCCTGATCCAGGAAATGGAAGAAAAGGGCCTCAAGATCATCAACTCCTTGGCATAA
- a CDS encoding tetratricopeptide repeat protein: MKNLLLVSAIVASLVGTSFAADPCKEKTAEAKKLMAKCKSIGKGNAGYESCASSYKVAKNQAAQACRSGGLDEKGMTDAITQWEKQVNNCKGKQNARCASALQQLGHYQFQLEEKQFLDKTAQYEEDVAWCADRDNKPAKCANIDDLPKADHQKSLGYFLEYIDKYPKESKTPTVMYQAAAVLEASGEDDKAYKLRDRLVKTFPENGLVPKAWLRIAEYHFMNRKFKDAISAYKKVTGFDNLTGKEAALAMYHLAESYYETAEFETAAIQYYNYIIGADKGKYPADLRGEAMDFMAAAFSDLEGGGVQEAEAFLKDKKVNFKDSVYYRIGMKNKDHDRNEEAVQSFKRLMSINADYIDAPLADIAMIEILIVQQKFEEAQQHRYTVVKRYDRNSSWYKKNQKYPESVKNAETAIRGAMLDIPQYHHSRAAKLTKEGDLEAGKKQYAEAIKAYEAFLKRYAKEPTWDEYKVHINLALVYQEMGQFANAAKMFNWIVDTDTTRYGRRPLGSDALLKKEEAGYNAVLMMDQAREAAKKNKAGDDAVKAYALPETKAYFEQVKRYMAKFGQNKEAAELAYNAAIVHYDAKQFKVAVTELRKLKQDHPNHQYILLISRMLAQSLLESSQLDEALTEFEWLFKQYSDKKKPTYNDSMAKEIEKAIAYVLFQQAEVSVKAKQYEKGAGAYLALVKRYPQIDIADKAVFEAAAAYESANKFTQAAQTFMMLPKQYAKSPLTIKGIVRAAGAYKKESAAVPANSKNAAKEKERLLREAANTYLFITNNFPTDSMAFLAIASAAQTYDSVPDKKTAAMTYEIAYKRYPKDERTPGYLYSACLSYDEAKMVDEAIRCNKDLVRDYPKSSYALDAAFSIPMAYANGKKFDLAAKEYHNFIKMYNEDKEKLIAAYIGAARAYMELKDEKNAVADYDATLKNYDKYGLQIKNADPAVPAEAAFYLGEAEYNKMTPIVIKGKDKDKAKVIKQLVDILQKAMSQYSKSATYASEKWTFRATNKMGMLFVTMAQKIREQELNGKKEDERFAERIGIVQQLPSYYEQAQPIFKKNIDLARDQGFYNKDVVEAEEGYIEMYYQSASVYMEVADAFANSPLPDSAAIVKEYVEYEGMVKEDAMEAVHEDLEAYREELSNRSEAAKQAAIPVCQTGIKASAYYGIDNQWTAKLFELLKSIDEANEVLNTKIEKFDPSTLFSDPSYFKTKARIEQISKSEVMTPEEQIATYRDIIKEGKAENEKLKAKLAELKKMLAPAPAPAAASTGAGEI, translated from the coding sequence ATGAAAAACCTTTTGCTCGTTTCGGCAATTGTTGCCTCTTTGGTAGGCACTTCTTTTGCCGCAGACCCATGTAAGGAAAAGACTGCAGAAGCAAAGAAATTGATGGCTAAGTGTAAGTCCATCGGTAAGGGCAATGCAGGATATGAATCTTGCGCTAGCTCTTATAAGGTTGCTAAGAACCAGGCCGCACAGGCTTGCCGTTCCGGTGGCCTTGATGAAAAGGGTATGACTGATGCTATTACCCAGTGGGAAAAGCAGGTGAACAACTGTAAGGGTAAGCAGAACGCACGTTGCGCTTCCGCTCTCCAGCAGCTCGGTCACTATCAGTTCCAGCTCGAAGAAAAGCAGTTCCTCGACAAGACTGCTCAGTACGAAGAAGATGTTGCATGGTGCGCAGACCGCGATAACAAGCCGGCTAAGTGCGCTAACATCGATGACCTTCCCAAGGCTGATCACCAGAAGTCTTTGGGTTACTTCCTGGAATACATCGACAAGTATCCCAAGGAAAGCAAGACCCCGACCGTTATGTACCAGGCTGCTGCAGTTCTGGAAGCTAGCGGCGAAGACGACAAGGCTTACAAGCTCCGTGATCGCCTCGTAAAGACCTTCCCGGAAAACGGCCTTGTTCCTAAGGCATGGCTCCGTATTGCAGAATACCACTTCATGAACCGTAAGTTCAAGGATGCAATCAGCGCTTATAAGAAGGTGACTGGTTTCGACAACCTGACTGGTAAGGAAGCTGCATTGGCCATGTACCACTTGGCTGAATCCTACTATGAAACTGCAGAATTCGAAACTGCAGCAATCCAGTACTACAACTACATCATCGGTGCCGATAAGGGCAAATACCCTGCAGACTTGCGCGGTGAAGCAATGGACTTCATGGCCGCCGCATTCTCTGACTTGGAAGGTGGTGGTGTTCAGGAAGCTGAAGCTTTCTTGAAGGACAAGAAGGTTAACTTCAAGGACTCCGTCTACTACCGTATCGGTATGAAGAACAAGGACCATGACCGTAACGAAGAAGCTGTCCAGTCCTTCAAGCGCTTGATGAGCATTAACGCTGACTACATCGACGCTCCTCTTGCTGATATTGCAATGATCGAAATCTTGATCGTGCAGCAGAAGTTTGAAGAAGCTCAGCAGCATCGTTACACTGTTGTGAAGCGTTATGACCGTAACTCTTCCTGGTACAAGAAGAACCAGAAGTATCCTGAATCTGTGAAGAATGCTGAAACTGCAATTCGCGGCGCTATGCTCGATATTCCGCAGTACCATCATTCCCGCGCTGCTAAGCTCACCAAGGAAGGTGACCTGGAAGCCGGTAAGAAGCAGTATGCAGAAGCTATTAAGGCTTACGAAGCATTCCTGAAGCGCTATGCAAAGGAACCGACTTGGGACGAATACAAGGTTCACATCAACCTCGCTCTCGTTTACCAGGAAATGGGCCAGTTTGCTAACGCTGCCAAGATGTTCAACTGGATCGTCGACACCGATACTACCCGTTACGGTCGTCGTCCCCTGGGTTCCGACGCTCTCCTGAAGAAGGAAGAAGCTGGCTATAACGCTGTGCTCATGATGGACCAGGCTCGCGAAGCTGCTAAGAAGAATAAGGCCGGTGACGATGCTGTTAAGGCATACGCACTTCCCGAAACCAAGGCATACTTCGAACAGGTTAAGCGCTACATGGCTAAGTTCGGCCAGAACAAGGAAGCTGCAGAACTTGCTTACAACGCTGCAATCGTTCACTACGATGCAAAGCAGTTCAAGGTTGCCGTTACCGAACTCCGCAAGCTGAAGCAGGATCATCCCAACCATCAGTATATCTTGCTTATTAGCCGTATGCTCGCTCAGTCCCTGTTGGAATCTAGCCAGCTGGATGAAGCACTTACCGAATTTGAATGGCTCTTCAAGCAGTACAGCGACAAGAAGAAGCCGACTTACAACGATTCCATGGCTAAGGAAATCGAAAAGGCTATCGCTTACGTTCTGTTCCAGCAGGCAGAAGTTTCTGTCAAGGCTAAGCAGTACGAAAAGGGTGCTGGCGCTTACCTGGCCCTCGTGAAGCGTTACCCGCAGATCGACATTGCTGATAAGGCTGTGTTCGAAGCTGCTGCCGCTTACGAATCCGCTAACAAGTTCACTCAGGCCGCACAGACCTTCATGATGTTGCCGAAGCAGTATGCTAAGTCTCCGCTCACCATCAAGGGTATCGTTCGTGCCGCAGGTGCATACAAGAAGGAAAGCGCTGCTGTTCCTGCTAACAGCAAGAATGCTGCTAAGGAAAAGGAACGTCTCCTCCGCGAAGCTGCTAACACCTACTTGTTCATCACCAACAACTTCCCGACGGACTCCATGGCATTCCTCGCCATTGCTTCCGCTGCACAGACTTACGACTCCGTACCGGATAAGAAGACTGCTGCTATGACTTACGAAATCGCTTACAAGCGCTATCCGAAGGATGAACGTACTCCGGGCTACCTCTATAGCGCATGCTTGAGCTACGATGAAGCTAAGATGGTTGATGAAGCTATCCGTTGTAACAAGGACCTGGTCCGCGATTACCCGAAGAGCTCCTACGCTCTGGATGCTGCATTCTCCATCCCCATGGCCTACGCAAACGGCAAGAAGTTTGACCTGGCTGCCAAGGAATATCACAACTTCATCAAGATGTATAACGAAGACAAGGAAAAGCTGATCGCTGCCTACATCGGTGCTGCTCGTGCCTACATGGAACTGAAGGACGAAAAGAACGCTGTGGCTGACTATGACGCTACCTTGAAGAACTACGATAAGTACGGTCTGCAGATTAAGAATGCTGATCCGGCAGTTCCTGCTGAAGCTGCATTCTATCTGGGCGAAGCTGAATACAACAAGATGACCCCGATTGTCATCAAGGGTAAGGATAAGGATAAGGCTAAGGTGATTAAGCAGCTGGTGGACATCCTCCAGAAGGCTATGAGCCAGTACTCCAAGTCTGCAACCTACGCATCTGAAAAGTGGACCTTCCGTGCCACCAACAAGATGGGTATGCTCTTCGTGACCATGGCTCAGAAGATTCGTGAACAGGAACTGAACGGCAAGAAGGAAGACGAACGCTTCGCAGAACGTATCGGTATTGTTCAGCAGCTCCCCAGCTACTACGAACAGGCTCAGCCGATCTTCAAGAAGAATATCGACCTTGCTCGTGACCAGGGTTTCTACAACAAGGACGTGGTCGAAGCTGAAGAAGGCTACATTGAAATGTACTACCAGAGCGCATCTGTGTACATGGAAGTTGCCGACGCATTCGCTAACTCTCCGCTGCCTGACTCTGCTGCCATCGTGAAGGAATACGTTGAATACGAAGGCATGGTCAAGGAAGACGCTATGGAAGCTGTCCACGAAGACCTGGAAGCCTATCGTGAAGAATTGAGCAATCGTTCTGAAGCTGCTAAGCAGGCTGCAATCCCCGTTTGCCAGACCGGTATCAAGGCTTCTGCCTACTACGGTATTGACAACCAGTGGACTGCAAAGCTGTTCGAACTTCTCAAGTCCATTGACGAAGCTAACGAAGTGCTGAACACCAAGATCGAAAAGTTTGACCCGTCTACCTTGTTCTCTGATCCGTCTTACTTCAAGACCAAGGCACGTATCGAACAGATCTCCAAGTCCGAAGTGATGACTCCGGAAGAACAGATCGCTACCTACCGCGACATCATCAAGGAAGGCAAGGCCGAAAACGAAAAGTTGAAGGCAAAGCTTGCTGAACTGAAGAAGATGCTTGCTCCGGCACCGGCACCCGCCGCTGCATCTACCGGCGCAGGTGAAATCTAG
- a CDS encoding tetratricopeptide repeat protein produces the protein MRSSFLKTAAVFGLSVASTSLFADAIYSPHKYQQNDWFAEFGGNTSMYVNPASIAETEQLEFSAAFFSSISGEASQEYVSLTYPIDYKHTLGFSFFENGAGIDDGPDYGEYAFMLGYAYNLLQCVSLGVDLSVLYINQFDAVKQVTIGADVGLSWNPLASSKYGYLLVGVALQNIAQPAVATDPDASAFIIPGFFGGSRDDAYNIPANLNLSFFYRGFNRALEAKAEISLIDVFHDPDEGGDGLSPEMSFTLTYYLSPHLGVRARFTKEGYPVVGATVNVKDVSIFRYLALDLEMSHDDLYAKKNRGFIWAVKITSRFGDTREEKIGEERYRRLKIEPENDYRAAMRLYLNREFLKAAYAFGKVQTKYPAFHLVDQAAFYKAKSFENLRMHKAAKSVYEDAIKRYPQSDQRAKYHFQLMNIDYKEGKYTDAMSKYQGIAQKFGESDVKADADYVAGQIKFEQGLYQEAVDLLAAILPGNANYFYARYTMGIAYSRLGKFDEAENCFRDITEQPYSNQSESDLQDAARVKLGHLFFSGEKPDIAAAVEMYHQVQPSSPVYDEAVLGIAWSFLKVNKPDEAMKPAQLIINKYPDSFLVSEAYLVIGYCHFMKKNYKNAVEALEQAEKRTEKPVVSVAARDSARQAFDAMQDEFDSVQVKALDLARQLPTPRVESKRAALQPSFDKANQAIEDYAAFSQKAIQSDRFESNRKRILDDAGFTLATAKTKMGQGAGVSQEAQQELDALEDLE, from the coding sequence ATGCGTTCAAGTTTTCTTAAAACAGCAGCAGTCTTCGGACTCTCCGTAGCCAGCACCTCTTTGTTTGCAGATGCCATTTATTCTCCCCATAAGTACCAGCAGAATGACTGGTTCGCAGAATTCGGTGGCAACACCTCCATGTATGTGAACCCGGCTTCTATCGCAGAAACCGAACAGCTGGAATTTAGCGCTGCATTCTTTAGTTCTATTAGCGGTGAAGCAAGCCAGGAATACGTGAGCTTGACTTACCCCATTGATTACAAGCATACTTTGGGCTTCTCTTTCTTCGAAAACGGTGCCGGCATTGACGACGGTCCGGACTACGGTGAATATGCCTTCATGCTTGGTTATGCTTACAACCTCCTGCAGTGCGTCTCCCTGGGTGTGGACCTCTCCGTCCTCTACATCAACCAGTTCGACGCTGTGAAGCAGGTGACCATCGGTGCTGACGTAGGCCTTAGCTGGAATCCGCTGGCATCCTCCAAGTATGGTTACCTCTTGGTTGGCGTTGCCCTGCAGAACATTGCACAGCCTGCTGTTGCAACTGATCCAGATGCAAGCGCATTCATCATCCCGGGCTTCTTCGGTGGCTCTCGCGATGACGCTTACAACATTCCCGCAAACCTGAACCTGTCCTTCTTCTACCGCGGTTTCAACCGCGCTCTCGAAGCTAAGGCAGAAATCTCCCTCATCGACGTGTTCCACGATCCTGATGAAGGTGGTGATGGTCTGAGCCCGGAAATGAGCTTTACTTTGACTTACTACCTGTCTCCGCATCTTGGCGTTCGCGCTCGCTTCACCAAGGAAGGTTACCCGGTAGTTGGTGCTACTGTTAACGTTAAGGATGTTTCCATCTTCCGTTACCTGGCACTGGATCTCGAAATGTCTCACGATGACCTCTATGCCAAGAAGAATCGTGGTTTCATCTGGGCTGTGAAGATTACTTCTCGCTTCGGTGACACTCGCGAAGAAAAGATCGGTGAAGAACGTTATCGTCGCTTGAAGATCGAACCTGAAAACGACTACCGTGCTGCAATGCGTCTCTACTTGAACCGTGAATTCTTGAAGGCTGCTTATGCTTTCGGTAAGGTTCAGACCAAGTACCCCGCATTCCACCTTGTTGACCAGGCTGCTTTCTATAAGGCAAAGTCCTTCGAAAACCTCCGTATGCACAAGGCTGCAAAGTCCGTGTACGAAGATGCTATCAAGCGCTATCCTCAGAGTGACCAGCGTGCTAAGTACCACTTCCAGTTGATGAACATCGACTATAAGGAAGGCAAGTACACTGACGCTATGTCCAAGTACCAGGGTATTGCTCAGAAGTTTGGTGAAAGCGACGTTAAGGCTGACGCTGACTACGTTGCAGGTCAGATTAAGTTCGAACAGGGCCTCTATCAGGAAGCTGTTGACCTGCTGGCTGCTATTCTCCCGGGTAACGCAAACTACTTCTATGCTCGCTATACCATGGGTATCGCTTATAGCCGTCTCGGCAAGTTCGACGAAGCTGAAAACTGCTTCCGCGACATTACCGAACAGCCCTATTCCAACCAGTCTGAAAGCGACTTGCAGGATGCTGCTCGCGTGAAGCTGGGTCACCTCTTCTTCTCTGGCGAAAAGCCGGACATCGCAGCCGCAGTTGAAATGTACCATCAGGTTCAGCCTTCTTCTCCGGTGTACGACGAAGCAGTTCTCGGTATTGCATGGTCCTTCCTGAAGGTGAATAAGCCGGATGAAGCCATGAAGCCCGCTCAGTTGATCATCAACAAGTATCCGGATTCCTTCCTGGTTTCTGAAGCATACCTGGTGATTGGTTACTGCCACTTCATGAAGAAGAACTATAAGAACGCTGTGGAAGCCCTTGAACAGGCTGAAAAGCGTACCGAAAAGCCGGTTGTCTCTGTTGCAGCTCGCGACTCCGCTCGCCAGGCATTCGATGCTATGCAGGACGAATTCGACTCCGTCCAGGTTAAGGCTCTTGACCTCGCTCGCCAGCTCCCCACTCCTCGTGTGGAAAGCAAGCGCGCAGCTCTGCAGCCTTCCTTCGACAAGGCTAACCAGGCTATCGAAGATTATGCAGCCTTCAGTCAGAAGGCCATCCAGAGTGACCGCTTCGAATCCAACCGTAAGCGTATCTTGGATGACGCAGGCTTTACCTTGGCAACTGCAAAGACCAAGATGGGCCAGGGCGCTGGTGTTTCTCAGGAAGCTCAGCAGGAACTTGACGCATTGGAGGACCTGGAGTAA
- a CDS encoding biopolymer transporter ExbD, with protein MARKSRKYGEDVPFSITSMMDMMTIILVFMIKNMDAEGQLLTQAENLILPVSVSKKQPAEVSLVVVIDREYVVVDNKKVVPTDDVLNQEDLCVAPVLAELHERRKAERDAALAANQPGDAAGSVVVQIDKNIPYDVMYKVMATCGIAGVPTCDYTGPDTRLNGYTNVSFAVMEKNGGED; from the coding sequence ATGGCAAGAAAAAGTCGTAAATACGGTGAAGACGTCCCGTTCTCGATTACGTCCATGATGGACATGATGACCATTATTCTGGTGTTCATGATTAAGAACATGGACGCAGAAGGTCAGCTCTTAACTCAGGCTGAAAACTTGATCCTTCCGGTTTCCGTCTCTAAGAAGCAGCCCGCAGAAGTTTCTCTGGTGGTTGTGATCGATAGAGAATACGTCGTGGTTGACAACAAGAAAGTTGTTCCTACTGACGATGTCCTGAATCAGGAAGATCTTTGTGTGGCCCCCGTTCTCGCTGAATTGCACGAACGCCGTAAGGCTGAACGTGACGCAGCTCTCGCAGCAAACCAGCCCGGTGATGCAGCAGGTAGCGTTGTTGTTCAGATCGATAAGAACATTCCTTACGATGTGATGTACAAGGTGATGGCTACCTGCGGTATTGCAGGTGTTCCCACTTGCGATTACACTGGCCCGGATACTCGCCTGAATGGTTACACTAACGTTTCCTTCGCCGTGATGGAAAAGAACGGTGGGGAGGACTAA
- a CDS encoding OmpA family protein, with the protein MTLKKLVLMTAGAMLLTGTAMAKNINVPGDYSKIADALGNADAGDTILVKRGTYNENITLIMGVVLKGEDPKNTIIDGGRRGPTVMGTSGAEMSHFTVRNGLEGILCENAAPYIHDCYVLDNHATGVGAFISLPHLRNNVVYGNRWSGILAWGAKSLDAYIEQNVVLRNGYSGLALKGPTNVVARNNIFMENHYYGVFADPAAGQTKVEYNNIYKNYYPFNQFIKVNRTNVSLDPKFKNASLSNPDFFCQSTSPMLKRGKGKLDIGLTTAGLVKEEEAVEETRNPDTDGDGLCDPWVSEEGVSDKYASVCTGLDNCPEEAEDFDGFQDDDGCPDPDNDRDGLCDPWVEAKGMLSNFAHICKGVDLCPEQAETLNDYKDDDGCPDEVPQPPKKVFVLEGVNFESGKATITPDSYISLMKVVDIMETFTEATFQIVGHTDNVGNKDKNKQLSADRAAAVKNFLVEKGINESRMVTDGMGDTKPVASNKTPEGRAQNRRIEFIRTDIN; encoded by the coding sequence ATGACCCTAAAGAAACTGGTCCTAATGACGGCCGGGGCAATGCTTCTTACCGGAACCGCCATGGCAAAGAATATCAACGTGCCTGGTGATTACAGCAAGATTGCAGATGCTCTCGGTAACGCTGACGCTGGAGATACCATCCTCGTAAAGCGCGGTACTTATAACGAAAACATCACCCTGATCATGGGTGTTGTGCTCAAGGGCGAAGACCCGAAGAACACCATCATTGATGGTGGCCGTCGCGGTCCGACCGTCATGGGTACTTCGGGCGCCGAAATGTCCCACTTCACCGTAAGAAACGGTCTTGAAGGTATCCTTTGCGAAAACGCAGCTCCCTACATTCATGACTGCTACGTGCTGGACAACCATGCAACTGGCGTAGGCGCATTCATTTCTCTGCCTCACCTCCGCAATAACGTGGTATACGGCAACCGCTGGTCCGGTATTCTGGCCTGGGGTGCTAAGTCCCTCGATGCTTATATCGAACAGAACGTTGTGCTCCGCAATGGCTACTCTGGCCTTGCTCTGAAGGGACCGACCAACGTGGTCGCCCGTAACAACATCTTCATGGAAAACCACTACTACGGTGTGTTTGCTGACCCGGCTGCCGGTCAGACGAAGGTGGAATACAACAACATCTACAAGAACTACTATCCGTTCAACCAGTTCATCAAGGTGAACCGTACGAACGTTTCCCTCGATCCGAAATTCAAGAACGCCTCTCTCTCCAACCCGGACTTCTTCTGCCAGTCCACCTCTCCGATGCTCAAGCGCGGTAAGGGTAAGCTGGACATTGGTCTGACTACCGCAGGTCTGGTGAAGGAAGAAGAAGCTGTTGAAGAAACCCGTAATCCGGATACCGATGGCGATGGCCTTTGCGATCCTTGGGTTTCCGAAGAAGGCGTTTCCGATAAGTACGCTTCCGTTTGCACCGGCCTCGACAACTGCCCCGAAGAAGCTGAAGACTTCGACGGCTTCCAGGACGACGATGGCTGCCCGGATCCGGACAATGACCGTGATGGTCTTTGCGATCCTTGGGTAGAAGCAAAGGGTATGCTCTCTAACTTCGCTCACATTTGTAAGGGTGTTGACCTCTGCCCCGAACAGGCAGAAACCCTGAATGACTACAAGGACGACGATGGTTGCCCGGATGAAGTTCCGCAGCCGCCTAAGAAGGTATTCGTTCTTGAAGGTGTGAACTTCGAATCTGGTAAGGCTACCATTACTCCGGACTCCTACATCTCCCTGATGAAGGTTGTGGACATTATGGAAACCTTCACCGAAGCTACCTTCCAGATTGTCGGTCATACCGATAACGTTGGTAACAAGGATAAGAACAAGCAGCTTTCCGCAGACCGCGCTGCAGCCGTTAAGAACTTCCTCGTTGAGAAGGGCATTAACGAAAGCCGTATGGTAACTGATGGTATGGGTGACACTAAGCCGGTCGCCTCCAACAAGACCCCGGAAGGTCGTGCTCAGAACCGTCGTATTGAGTTTATCCGTACGGATATCAATTAA
- a CDS encoding 1,4-dihydroxy-6-naphthoate synthase — protein sequence MKTLSLGISTCPNDTFIYEALIEGLENSPFQWDVHFADVQTLNEMVRRGELDVAKVSAQVYPKVDQEYKCLGCGGAIGYGCGPLFLSAVSDQYNPELPVVLPGAETTAALLYRFWHSRTQACSKGIEPMANLNVKFALFDQVYRSLLSKEASQGVVIHEHRFTWKQDGLHLLQDLGAFWEQETGTPIPLGIAVARKSLGEETISLVEAEIRKSLAVARSRKDPVTPFIDEKAQISSREVMVSHINMFVNDFSENVGERGWAALENLWRLVRCV from the coding sequence ATGAAAACTCTGTCTCTCGGTATCTCCACTTGTCCTAACGACACTTTTATATACGAAGCCTTGATTGAGGGCTTGGAAAACTCTCCCTTCCAGTGGGATGTGCATTTTGCCGACGTCCAGACTTTGAACGAGATGGTTCGTCGTGGCGAATTGGACGTAGCGAAAGTAAGCGCCCAGGTTTATCCCAAGGTAGATCAAGAATACAAGTGCCTGGGATGTGGCGGGGCCATTGGCTATGGCTGTGGCCCTTTGTTCCTTTCCGCTGTCTCGGATCAGTACAATCCTGAACTGCCCGTGGTTCTCCCCGGCGCGGAAACTACCGCGGCACTACTGTACCGTTTCTGGCATTCCAGGACCCAGGCGTGTTCTAAGGGAATTGAGCCGATGGCTAACCTCAATGTGAAGTTCGCCCTGTTTGACCAGGTGTATCGCTCCCTTCTATCGAAAGAAGCTTCCCAGGGCGTGGTGATTCATGAGCACCGTTTTACCTGGAAGCAGGATGGTCTCCACTTGCTTCAGGACCTGGGCGCCTTCTGGGAACAGGAAACTGGAACGCCCATTCCTCTGGGAATTGCAGTTGCTCGTAAAAGCCTGGGGGAGGAAACCATCTCCCTGGTGGAAGCGGAAATCCGGAAAAGTCTGGCGGTCGCCCGCAGTCGAAAAGATCCCGTAACGCCCTTTATTGATGAAAAAGCTCAAATTTCAAGTAGGGAAGTGATGGTTTCCCACATTAATATGTTCGTCAACGACTTTTCCGAGAACGTTGGGGAGCGCGGATGGGCTGCCCTAGAGAACCTCTGGCGGTTAGTTCGGTGTGTATAA